One Xiphophorus maculatus strain JP 163 A chromosome 9, X_maculatus-5.0-male, whole genome shotgun sequence DNA segment encodes these proteins:
- the rhpn1 gene encoding rhophilin-1, whose amino-acid sequence MEGPATRDFELSLSDGASDDDDMPLTLPTDSSHSGSIRKGCDPFAQTQRSKLQHRRARINQQINKEMRMRAGAENLFRATTNNKVKETVALELSFVNSNLQLLKEELEELNSNMEVYQTDSDAISVPMIPLGLKETKEVDFTVPIQDFICEHYREDSSLYDKEIKEMIELRQAMRTPSRNQAGLELLMEYYNQLYYVDQRFFSSHRNLGVHFHWYDSLTGVPSSQRALAFEKGSVLFNIGALHTQIGARQDRSATTSIDKAVDAFQRAAGAFNYLKENFSNAPSLDMSALSLSMLVRLMVAQVQECVFERITITSQDTKFTSQLQLAQEAAQVSDVYSLVHQTMTQPLMKDYVPFSWASMVQVKSEHFRALSHYYAAAALCDHTVSSDGEECDEESDKAFLKFYVNIASGQTLSQILQDPEKRRKLGKAHLRRAVMRHEEAMRVHSLCKILRKMDILQDVLCQTHKRSLEKYLELDREDDFDEIAEAPEIQAYTQQKPDITPPSFTTVQVSDIFQRLGPLSVFCARARWGPPRVISLQKREGGMGLTLRGDSPVLVAGVVPGGCAEEAGLREGDYIVAVDGQDCKWAKHGEVVLMLTSSSDREVEISVVTLHSHDTQVERKAAMLSHSRDKENSRQRLLGGAKGQSSASLLNWNRKKKREGSGVAKKLGSTFSLSFGNIRDTEAMY is encoded by the exons ATGGAGGGACCTGCCACAAG AGACTTTGAGTTATCTCTGTCAGACGGCGCCTCGGACGACGACGACATGCCCTTGACGCTGCCAACAGACAGCAGCCACAGCGGGAGCATCCGCAAG GGCTGTGATCCCTTCGCTCAGACTCAGCGCAGTAAACTGCAGCATCGACGAGCTCGCATCAACCAGCAGATCAACAAGGAGATGCGCATGAGAGCAGGAGCGGAGAATCTTTTTAG ggCAACAACCAACAACAAGGTGAAGGAGACGGTGGCTCTGGAGCTCAGTTTTGTCAACTCCAACCTGCAGCTGCTCAAAGAAGAGCTGGAAGAGCTGAACAGCAACATGGAGGTCTACCAGACAGACAG TGATGCCATCAGTGTTCCCATGATCCCCCTTGGCCTTAAAGAAACCAAAGAAGTGGACTTTACTGTTCCCATCCAG GATTTCATCTGTGAGCACTACAGAGAGGACAGCAGTCTGTATGACAAGGAGATCAAAGAGATGATTGAACTCAGACAG GCGATGCGCACACCCAGTCGAAACCAGGCTGGACTAGAACTGCTGATGGAGTACTACAATCAGCTGTACTATGTGGACCAACGCTTCTTCTCCTCACACAGGAACCTGGGCGTTCACTTTCACTG GTATGACTCTCTGACGGGGGTCCCGTCGTCCCAGCGTGCGCTGGCTTTTGAGAAGGGAAGCGTTCTGTTCAACATCGGAGCCCTGCACACGCAGATCGGAGCGCGGCAGGATCGCTCCGCTACAACCAGCATCGACAAGGCCGTCGATGCCTTTCAGCGAGCTGCAG GTGCATTTAATTACCTTAAGGAGAACTTCTCAAATGCTCCAAGTCTGGACATGAGCGCTCTGTCTCTCAGCATGCTGGTTCGCCTAATGGTTGCCCAGGTGCAGGAGTGTGTGTTTGAACGCATCACAATCACCTCGCAGGACACTAAGTTTACCTCCCAACTCCAGCTGGCACAAGAAGCTGCACAG GTGTCGGATGTTTACTCGCTGGTGCACCAGACAATGACACAACCCCTGATGAAGGACTATGTGCCATTTTCATGGGCTTCCATGGTTCAGGTCAAATCTGAACACTTCCGTGCTCTTTCACACTATTATGCTGCTGCTGCGCTCTGCGACCACACAG TATCTTCTGACGGAGAGGAGTGTGATGAGGAGTCAGACAAGGCCTTCCTCAAGTTTTATGTCAACATTGCTTCAGGGCAAACTCTCAGCCAGATCCTACAGGATCCTGAAAAAAGGCGAAAGCTCG GTAAAGCCCACCTTCGGCGTGCGGTTATGAGGCACGAGGAGGCCATGCGTGTCCACAGTCTGTGTAAGATCCTGAGGAAGATGGACATCCTGCAGGACGTTCTATGTCAAACACACAAACGTTCCTTGGAGAAGTACTTGGAGCTGGACCGCGAAGATGACTTTGATGAAATAGCAGAAGCCCCAGAGATACAAG CTTATACTCAGCAGAAACCAGACATCACTCCACCAAGCTTCACTACAGTCCAGGTTTCTGACATCTTTCAAAGACTG GGTCCCTTGTCAGTGTTCTGTGCAAGGGCCCGCTGGGGGCCCCCAAGGGTAATCTCCCTGCAGAAAAGAGAAGGTGGGATGGGTCTCACACTTCGAGGGGACTCCCCTGTCTTGGTTGCTGGAGTTGTACCTGGAGGCTGTGCAGAG GAGGCAGGACTAAGAGAGGGAGACTACATTGTAGCAGTGGATGGACAAGACTGTAAGTGGGCCAAACATGGGGAGGTGGTCCTCATGCTGACAAGCAGCAGTGACAGAGAAGTAGAGATCAGTGTGGTGACGTTACACTCACATGACACACAG GTGGAGAGAAAGGCGGCCATGTTGTCCCACAgcagagacaaagaaaacagTCGCCAAAGGCTGCTGGGCGGGGCCAAGGGACAGAGCTCCGCCTCCTTGTTGAACTggaacaggaagaaaaagaggGAAGGCAGCGGTGTCGCCAAAAAACTGGGAAGCACTTTTAGTTTGTCTTTTGGAAATATCCGTGACACGGAGGCCATGTACTGA
- the atpaf1 gene encoding ATP synthase mitochondrial F1 complex assembly factor 1, whose protein sequence is MWDGSDGKMSAALIQMSCLYRGMLAVRATGTRTLIPGLVPEQFRAFSVRKDPELVENPFYNKYQDKIQKLRSAKPQEYKERLEKRHEAKKDVLGHSKQAEFVQVMEQEFEKRDKMAAGDGASGAFTKNKTLGSILNLEMIKDKTGEEISQLWMQFYSTKDTISAAIPSQMYEVIFNRSKSCPMFLYALPQKEGYEFFVGQWSRHELHFTSLINIQTLSENAPSQLILYHYPELKEEKGIVLMTAEMDPKFITVHQAQCLANQVQLFYGTQRQETYRLVETLNHQPEDFKHMSVIAELEQSGLGSAGAPGGS, encoded by the exons ATGTGGGACGGCAGCGATGGAAAGATGTCGGCGGCGTTGATCCAGATGTCATGTCTCTATCGGGGCATGTTGGCCGTCAGGGCCACTGGCACCAGGACGCTGATTCCCGGGCTGGTCCCAGAACAGTTTCGGGCCTTCTCTGTACGAAAGGATCCGGAGCTGGTGGAGAATCCGTTCTACAACAAGTACCAGGACAAGATCCAGAAGCTGCGCAG tGCGAAACCCCAGGAATATAAGGAGCGACTGGAGAAGCGGCATGAGGCCAAGAAGGATGTCCTGGGACACTCCAAGCAGGCCGAGTTCGTCCAGGTCATGGAGCAGGAG TTTGAGAAAAGAGATAAGATGGCAGCCGGTGATGGAGCATCTGGAGCTTTTACGAAAAATAAA ACATTAGGTTCCATCCTTAATCTGGAGATGATCAAGGACAAGACTGGCGAGGAGATCTCACAG CTTTGGATGCAGTTTTATTCAACCAAAGACACGATCAGCGCCGCCATTCCA TCCCAGATGTATGAAGTGATTTTCAACAGATCCAAATCCTGCCCCATG TTCCTTTACGCTCTGCCTCAGAAGGAGGGCTATGAGTTCTTTGTGGGTCAGTGGTCCAGACATGAGCTGCACTTCACCTCACTTATAAACATCCAG ACGCTTAGCGAGAACGCGCCGAGTCAGCTGATCCTCTACCACTACCCGGagctgaaggaggagaaggGCATCGTGCTCATGACAGCAGAGATGGATCCCAAGTTCATC ACTGTCCACCAGGCTCAGTGCTTGGCCAATCAGGTGCAGCTGTTCTACGGCACACAGAGGCAGGAGACGTACCGATTGGTGGAGACGTTGAACCACCAGCCTGAAGACTTTAAGCACATGTCGGTGATAGCAGAGCTGGAGCAGAGCGGGCTGGGGTCAGCAGGCGCCCCGGGGGGCTCCTAA